The Suricata suricatta isolate VVHF042 chromosome 13, meerkat_22Aug2017_6uvM2_HiC, whole genome shotgun sequence nucleotide sequence CTGATTTTTGTACTTGGTAGAATTTCAGATAGTCACAGTGATAGAAAGGCTTgatgaaaaggaaagggaatagGTTTCACTAGGTTTATGAAAGTTTGAACACCTTCATATGTATTCCAGAGGAGCTCCATGGATTGGgacactgcaaaggaaaatctCAAAGAGGGGGCTTGGGATGGGGATTCTACAACTCTGGTCTGGGGGAACAAAGGAAACTCTTCATTAGTAAAAAGCTAGATGCCTGATGGAGAAGAGGCTAGTTTTCCTCCATGCTTTTCTGGTTCTTAGGACTCTTGTGGACTGGGAACTCTATGCTGGGGTCCTCTGGGCCCTCTGCAGCATGCCCCTACCAAGGAAACTTGCTGTCTTGGAATAGAGAGGGACAGTCCCAAATGGGCCTGATCCCACTTTGTCAGGCTCTGGGATGCAGCTGGGCTGATCTGACTCATGGTCTTTCGCCACTCACCCACAGAAAGCTAGAAGCTGCAGCTCCAGAGAGGTAGGCATCATCTTGTCTGGGAAGGATTAAAGAACAAGAAGATAGGTTTCCAGTCTCTATAACAGATGCTGAGGCAGGAGAAAAAAACCGTTCAGCTCTCAATGCTCAGAGCTTGTGTCTACTCAAAATTCCCTGTCTGTAAATCCAGCAGCCCAAGGCCATTGGCATACAAGGTGATTTACCAGGAGAATAAGCAAGAATCCCTGTGCTGAGTGTGCTTTAATCTCAGTACAAAACCCCAGGTCTGGCTGCTTCAGAGGCAGTCCTTGGACCCAAGAGTCctgtgcttttgctttttatttttttctggctaaATTGAATAATGTCCCCTCCTACTGATCAATCTTGGGAGTATGAGGAAGAAGTATTTACAAAAAGTTGTGGGTTTTGAAATGTTCAGGACCATATACATGAATCCAGGttgatcttctgtctccttcctttcagTACTAAGTAATCCAACCCTTGAAGCTTCTCATCCTTTTTCTAGGTCAGGCAGTTTGTACAGAAGGTGACCATATAGTGCTCTTACCATGTCCCTGGTTGCAGTTCCCCACTTTCCTCTGAGCATCTCCACGCTGAGCCGTATACTACTACTTCTGTAAGTACCCAATTTAGTACAAGTGCCTTGAGCAATGGGGGTATGTTAGCTTCTACATCATCAAGCCAACCTCCTCTCTAGTATTCAGATTTGGCTAAACCTAAGTCATCAGGTTAGAAACAGAACCTGGACTCCAGGGCCACAGCTGACCCACAACATGCAGTGACTTGAGAACTTAGGAAGGACAGCTGGGGCTCAGAGGCCAGGCTGGGTGCGGAAAGACACATAGGAAGCAGCAGCAACTCAGGCCCTATCTCAGTGATGGGGAGAAGAATCAACCTTCTCCTCTGAGGCCTTGCTGGGACTTTCTCTGCTCAAGAGCTGAGACGCAAATCCTCTTCTTAGCTCCagcttcttttcctcattgttaGGGTGGTTGAAAGGAATCCTCACTGAGGACTTCTGTGGAGCTGCTCTTTCTTGGGCTGTGGAAGACGTTGGCTCTTGTTCTCTATGCAATGGCTACTATTCCAGGTCTACAGTTGAGCAGagatggaaagatggaaaagCATGAgacttctcctctccttccacccAGACCTTGTCCTCACTGGAGATCAGGCTTCGGGTCTCTGTGGTAGCCAACTTGGGTGAGACATCTAATAAAGAGACCTGTGACTCTTGCCATCATACTTGTTCTATTCAGGTTCCCTGGGCTGTAGGCCATGTGTCTTCCCATCTTCAAAGCAGGGGCCAGGGTGGCTCATGGCTCATCTTGGTTTTTAACTGTTCTGCTAAAGACTTTTGGACTTGAAAGATGTAGCTGAGAGGTTCCTAGAATTCTGGGTTCCTGGGAAGGGCTGCCTTCCCCTCTTCTAATTAGGACTCCATAGACTTGGTGCCTTCTCTGTCGCTAGAAATTAGAATTTAGATAAGTAATGGGCTGAAGTGCAGTGGTGGCTTTCAATAATTTTCTCACCCCAACATACCTGAGGGACATAGCACACACCTACCAGGACAGTGGCTCACCACAGAAGGGATTTTCATTTGGGGAAGAGGGAGCCTGTCAGCATCTCTAGGACAGCAGATGAGTCTGATATGATTATCAAGAATCACTTGAAGAGACTTGTCTATAGGAAATCAGAACCAGCCAAGAGGAGTGAACAgagaccaccccccaccccaatctaTAACCAGGAGCTTCACAAAGGAACTTTGATCCTTTTCCAATGAAGAAGAACCAGGTCTCTAAAGGCATGGGCAGCTAGGCTTgggtgtatgggtgtgtgtgcacacatatgtgtgcagTGGCCAGTTCAGTCTGTGAAgtgagggcaggggcgggggggttgGGTCCAGGGGTGGATACTGCTGCAGCTCCCAGGGTTTTTCCTGGTGGCAATGCATTTACTGCCTCTATTGTGAGGGGAACAGTGATTTCAGTTCCATAAAGCTTAGTGGCAAATTGAGATGCTGGCAGTGCTCCATCCCCATAAGTCTCAGTACCCAAGGAtggtgggggaaagggggaaagggcaAAAGGAGAGGAGGGCGAGAACATCACTGTCCCCCAGTTTCTCTACTCCATGCTATCCTGGGGGTTTCAGATGAATTGCGGCACTGTTGGGGCGAGCAGCCAAGATGTAGACAACATTCTCCTGCAGGAAGGTAGGCCAATCCACAAATCTGGAGTGGGAGCAAAGAACAGGTTTGTGAGGTTGGCTGTAGAGCCTGGAGGTTCATGAGACTTGGTCCCTGCTTGAGCTGGGCAAAACTCAGGGAAGCCCTGGCTTTTGGCTGACATAGGTATGACTGGCTATGCTTCCAAGCTGACAGACCAGATGACTGACCCTATATATCTGTGGTCAAATGTACATTCTTGGGGCCTGGTTTTTGGGATAGACACTTGCTGTTTTGGGGTAGCAGTTAGTAATGCCCACTTATGTGTGTTAAAGGGTCAGGGGTGCAGACAGCCCAATGAGAAGGTCCTGCTCACCTGGACTCTTGCTCTTTTGGCAGCAGAGGCTTGTCCTGACTCTTACTCCTGCTGCTGGCTGGGCTGCTGTCTGCTATGGGACCCACATGGCTGATACTGTTGGACACAATGATATGTGGTTAGTAGTGGGAAAGTGAAAGGTCTGGCCCCTCCTAGACTCTGGTGAACCCATCCATAGCTCTGGATATGCATGCCCAagcttttctaatgtttatttatgtttgaaacaCAGAAAGacgagcatgaatgggggaagggcagagagagggagacacagaatctgaagcaggcctcaagctctgagctgtcagtggggAGGACTCCGTAGACTAGTTGCCtgtgacacagggcttgaactcacaaatggtgagataatgacctgagctgaagtcggatgcttaactgactgagccacccaggcacccccaggcctTTCTGATATGGGGTAACAGTTTGGAGGAGGGGATGCCCTATGCCTTGGCCAACAGGAGTCACTGTCTTCTGTCTAATGCACAGGAGGATCCTCTCCTGTCTGTTGACAGAAGAAATAGAGAGGTATCTTTTATGCCAAGGGCCATTTGGCATGGGAAAAGGATGAGGACATGTGAGTGGGGTCAGGGACTGGCAGAGAGCAAACCTGACACTGCAGGAAGGAGCCTCTGCAAGGCGTTTGCAGAACCAAGAATGCTGGGCTCCACGGCACTCTGCCTCACTGATAGTGCTCCCACTGCCCCGTGCCAGGAAGGTGGTTCGGGCTCGTTCCCGCTCCTTGACTGTCAGAAGCCTTAACAGAGAGTtctggggaaggagagacaaGTTAAGATCTtggaactgaaaatattttgtaaaatgtcaagTCACAGAGAATACTATCTCCATTACCACCTCAGCAGCCTCCCTTTGAAGCTGCCCAGAGGCTTTCTGGTAGCATTAACATTTGCAGTTGGATCCAGTGCAAATCAATCTTCCTTGGGCAGTTTCCGCAGCTTAGGCACTGGACCACCCGTTACTGGGTAGAAGGTGAGCCCTTTTCCAGTACTGGTCCTTGCTAAGACAGTACCTAATGCTACCCCAACCTACCTGGCATGCTTCCCAGGTCTCTGTCACTCAATATCCCATCAACATTCACCCCAGCTGGCCCTCACCTGAGGACGCAATTGCTGCAGAAGTAGGAGGGATTCATGGGACAAGAAGTCAGGCCACTCTATGTGTCCTCGATGTTCAGGGTCCAGGGCTGCAAACTGGCGGGCTGCCTGCTCCTCTTGCTCCTCGCTTAGAGCCCTGTCACTGTCCCCCCGCTTTGCTGCTTGGTGGCGGTAGCGCAGGAAGTCCTCCAGTGTCAGGGAGCAATCTGTGGGAGGCACTCCATGCTAGCCATGCCCACCCTTTCCTCAGCCTCTGGGGTGTCTCCATTCACCCCCAGGGTACCCTCCAGAGCCCCAACATCCACAGTTTTTGTGGAGTCTGTCTCCCATAAGCCAGGATGACTCAGGTTGTGttgggtgggtgtgtgggtgccCCTGCTGGCCAACAGGGACTTATTTACCCCTACCCTCCAAATTCCAGAATACTCCTTTTATGGTTCATTCTAGAAAGTATGGAGGAAAAATGTGCCAGCCCCTCTGCATCTGAAAGCACCATCCAGCCTTACCAGGGATGACTTTACACTGCCGAAAGGTCTCCGTGAGGCTGTACATTTCCTCCTCAGTTAGCAGCAAGTTGAGGTTGTCCTGGAAAAAGGGAAGAGCTGAGTCAGTGGCCATAGAGACCAGTAAGAAATAAAGGCTGAGGATCAAAAAGGATGGAAATAGTATTTCAATTTGAAGGCAATTCTGGGATCATCTAATCCCAGCCTCTAATCACAATCCAGGAGACTGAGGCTCCAGAAAGGGGAAAGGACTTGCTCAGAGTTGCCCAACTCTGTGGCAGTTCTTCCCCAGAAGCCAGGTATCCTGATTCTAGACCTGAGTCCCTTTTTACTAAAGCAGGAGTTTCCTGAGATACCCTGGGCATTCCTTGGAAGTGCCACAGGAAGCTGCTGCAAGGGAGAAGGGGACTAATAAGTGGGCAACGTTGTGAATCCTCAGCTCCTTCTGTTGTGGCAGCTCcatctttgttcattttatgtTCCTGGCTTTTGTGTTAGACTGTGCTCAAAGAGTATTTCAGTTAAAAAGTAGTTTAATTCTAACTGCTCCTAGTAGGCTGTATTACTTTAAATAATCCATAATGGTTTTAAAAGAGATGCCATCATGACAAAGTTCCTAAaaccaaatgaatttttttgtggTGCCAAAGAATATTTAATTCCAAAACAGCACTGATAGGTTATTTTGTTAATACTAATATACAGTCTTATAGTCTTTAAATATCAAAGATTCTCTCTAGTTGGTTATTTTTCTCCCCTAAAAAACCAGCAAAGTACAGGAATAGACATTTCATAAGTATTCATTTGTGAATTTCATAAAGAACTCAAACAATACTTTCAATAAATGTGGTGTATCATTGTGAGATGTTCAGTGGGGCTCGAGTgcagggtgtgtgtatgtatacgtctttgtgtgtgtgtgtgtgtgtgtgtgtgtgtgtgtgtgtgttggaagaaTATAGAGGAATGATAAAAGATAAGGGAGAAATAGGCCAAAGACTGACTGTGAAGCACCTCAAATGCCCTTTATTTGAGCCCTTCAAATGGGCCTTTATTCTGCGGTAAAGGGGGTCAccaaatggttttttaaaaaaatgtttatttatttttgagagagagagagtgcaagcagggaaggggcagagagaggaggacagaggatccaaagaaggctctgcattgacaacagagtctgatgtggggctcgaactcacgaaccatgaaataatgacctgagctaaagtcagacacttaacggactgagccacctaggctccccaccAAATCGTTTTTAAGGGCAGAGTGCTATGGTCAGCTCATGGCTATATGGAGAATGAATTAGAGGGGCAAAGTCTAGTTGCATGGAGAAGTTAGTTGGCTGTCACTATAGTGCAGGTAAAAAAAGATGAGTGGCTCAACTAAGACATGAGcatggagaagagaggagagattgGAGAGGTATGAGAAGGTAGAATCAATAGGACCTGTTGACTTACTGGATGTGAGGGATGTAAGAGAGAAATGAGTTGGTGTTGGTACCTGGGGAGTGGTGGTAGTATTACTATTGACAGAGGTAAGAAGTTGAGGGAGAACAGGTTTTGGGAAAAAGAGTTCATTTTGGAGCATGTTGAGCGTGAAGTACCTGTGAAGCAACAAGATGGATGTAAGTCCAAGAGACAAGAAATTCAGGCCTGGACACATAGGTTTGGGAATCATTAATGTTTAGATGGTAGCTGTACCAACTGAAGTTGGATGAAGTAAcccagagagagaatgtgtacaaTGAGGAAAGATGAATCTTAACAAAAGAACCCCAAGAAAAACTAGCATTTAGGAGTGCAACAAGAAATTAACTAAAGGCACTCAATGGTCAGAGAAGAAGGTAGGAAGAGTATCAGTAGACAATACCAGGAGCCAAGAAAAGAGAGTTGCACAATGTAGAAGGTTATGTTAACAGTGGTTATACAAATATGATAGGACtttactgattttatattttctctagtTTCTGTATTTTACATAATAATTCTCCTAAATATCCAAATCTCTCCAAAAAAGAGAAGAGGCAGTAAGGAAGTGCTAAATACCCCGAGAGGTCAAGTAAGAAGATACCTGAGAAAAAGTCACTAGACTTGCCAATTAGGTCACTGGTGACTTTAGAAAGAAACAATTCAGCAGAATGATGGATGCAGAAGCTGAATTACAGGTGGCTAAGGAGCCACAAGGGGATACTGGAGTCTTCAAGAAGCCTGGCTGtgaagtaaaggaaagaaaggggaagagctTGGAAGCAGCCTTTGTAAAATGTCTGGAAAGTGTTAGTAATGATGGTAGGACTGTGACAGAAAGCCAGGAAGGGAGCCATGTAttccagggtgggggtgggggttaggaTGAAGACACCTTCAACCCACAGCAGCAGAACAGTGCAGGGCAAAGTTGCTGGGAGTGAAAAGGCTGGTGGTTGGAGGGGTGGTGACTAGGGAAGACGGTGTGTAGAGCAGGGTTTACGTGACATACTTCAGCTGGGGAAAAGATGTGTAAATGGCTGGAAATAACTGTTCTATACTTCAATTTTGCTTTCTTCTAGGCAGTAGGAAGAAGAGGGGGGATACACTGAGATGTTCCTTTCTCTGAATCTGTGAATAATGAAGATACCTGCAGGATAACAGATCAATAAAGCAAGACTTAAACTCTATTCAAAGGTGCTGAGAAATGGATATGAATCTGGCTTTTGTCTTTTTACAAGTTAGAAGGCATTTATATAGAATTTGCAAAGTTCTGAATCAATAGACCtttgttatttaatttacataatgaTCACATTAGAGATGAAGAACGGATGCTCCTAAGAGTTAGGTAGTAGGCTAAATAACAATCTTAGGACTAAGAAGTAAGTGATCCTATGTTAGAACCTATCCCTATTGGAAGCAAGGTGGTTAGGATTTTAGGTTGGTTTTTCAGATGAGTACAATGAATGGCAACTATAGACTATTAGAGAGAAAGCACTGTTCCAAACAGAATCGCTTTAATTAGGGCTCATCCTACCCATTGATTCTTctagctcagtggttctcaattggGGATGAGTTTTCTACCCTAGGACACATTTGGTAatatttggagacatttttggttgttacaactGGGGGTGGGTGCTACTGACATCTAATGGGGTAGAAGCCaggaatgctgctaaacatcctacagtgTACATACTCCCCACAACAAAAAATTGTGTCCAAAATGTCATAATGCTGAGGTAGAGAAAGCCTGTCCTAGCTTGAGGATCCCTGTATCTACTATTAGAAAC carries:
- the PHF24 gene encoding PHD finger protein 24, producing MGVLMSKRQTVEQVQKVSLAVSAFKDGLRDRPSIRRTGELPGSRRGTVEGSVQEVQEEKEAEASTPVLQEENSVKRAAWERLRDGRGVEPEEFDRTNRFTPPAFIRPTRKLDDDKPPDICLEPRELVVNDEMCDVCEVWTAESLFPCRICTRVFHDGCLRRMGYIQGDSAAEVTETAHTETGWSCHYCDNLNLLLTEEEMYSLTETFRQCKVIPDCSLTLEDFLRYRHQAAKRGDSDRALSEEQEEQAARQFAALDPEHRGHIEWPDFLSHESLLLLQQLRPQNSLLRLLTVKERERARTTFLARGSGSTISEAECRGAQHSWFCKRLAEAPSCSVSISHVGPIADSSPASSRSKSQDKPLLPKEQESRFVDWPTFLQENVVYILAARPNSAAIHLKPPG